A portion of the Musa acuminata AAA Group cultivar baxijiao chromosome BXJ1-1, Cavendish_Baxijiao_AAA, whole genome shotgun sequence genome contains these proteins:
- the LOC135678227 gene encoding myosin-binding protein 1-like, which produces MAAGTNTGGQAKSCRFLFVLWSAVSEWSLIIILLVNAVLAYVATRIARFCMLPAPCLLCSRLDPILGNERREFYRNLFCHEHKVDISSLVYCHGHRKLADFREMCEACLLSSAATVRMPKTIFGVNLEDGYESNSKIRGEDLDDASPLKEDLEPGSLGAGLCSCCSEPFSLRRKLQAKKKKKKIGGGLPGRRVQLRKRQDKSLDPTAVDCDLLSHVGYSELKITSDSESDERFSDDEDDNDDDGHGLVRVAKDIKEESVMRRRLRPGMANINQGLATTALEDMVPERLIHPNPVVPQNKPLNEGDSRDKSSLMSRVGHGLEEANWSSADVKANPVESSSPEQLPREVATTETLIYTERGVVDCVPGKLSSSTGITTQVGPIDRNDSLKNAFAKKGIMLSPRFSEIVAGKAQEDLKLRLSQKSYRVLDLPWSDITTSPRVQLQGEDLKSSDVSGSIGLQNIAKRLYVERNNSSLESFDVNLLGDIEGETSVDRLKQQIELDRKSLSALYKELEEERNASAVAANEAMAMINRLQEEKAAMQMEALQYLRMMEEQSEYDQEAIQKLNDLLTEREKELLDLEAEIESYRKRLGEALEEKVSWAESRELASATSTPRPIRSLARSKSEKTDSLPQEYTEYGVKDLLLGFEEEKAHIATCLKRLQKKFHLLSTGKASWDETAAEPDRAIGNGEYGGHDGNSSENGSSPSSDRKMPSENGNSDISHLQDEVSEMNERLRELDEDREFLGHAISALRYGSDGVRLVKEIAGHLKELRRIPIAGEGMAA; this is translated from the exons ATGGCCGCCGGAACCAACACAGGAGGGCAGGCGAAATCGTGCCGCTTCCTCTTCGTGTTGTGGTCTGCCGTCTCCGAATGGTCGTTGATCATCATCTTGCTGGTGAACGCCGTGCTAGCGTACGTCGCCACCAGAATCGCTCGATTCTGCATGTTGCCGGCCCCATGCTTGCTGTGCTCGAGGCTGGATCCCATTCTCGGGAACGAGAGAAGAGAGTTCTACAGGAACTTGTTCTGCCATGAACACAAGGTGGACATATCCTCGTTGGTCTACTGTCATggccaccggaagctcgccgatttCCGGGAGATGTGTGAGGCTTGCCTCCTGTCGTCCGCCGCCACGGTCCGAATGCCCAAGACCATTTTTGGGGTGAATCTTGAAGATGGCTACGAGTCAAACAGTAAGATCCGTGGGGAGGATCTGGACGATGCTTCTCCGCTGAAGGAGGATCTCGAGCCAGGATCTTTGGGCGCGGGACTCTGTTCCTGTTGCTCTGAGCCATTTAGCCTTCGTAGAAAGCTTcaggcgaagaagaagaagaagaagatcggcGGTGGCCTTCCGGGTCGTCGAGTGCAGTTGAGGAAGAGACAAGACAAATCTTTGGACCCGACAGCCGTCGACTGCGATCTCCTGTCTCATGTTGGCTACAGCGAGCTAAAAATTACCTCCGATTCCGAGTCCGATGAGCGGTTCTCAGATGATGAGgatgacaatgatgatgatggacATGGTCTGGTTCGCGTAGCCAAAGACATCAAGGAGGAGTCTGTGATGCGGCGAAGACTACGACCTGGCATGGCCAACATCAACCAGGGGTTAGCGACCACCGCGTTGGAGGACATGGTGCCCGAGAGACTGATCCATCCTAACCCTGTCGTTCCTCAGAACAAGCCTTTGAACGAAGGTGATTCACGGGACAAGTCATCGTTGATGTCCAGAGTCGGGCATGGCTTGGAGGAAGCCAATTGGAGCAGTGCCGATGTGAAGGCCAACCCCGTCGAATCGTCATCACCTGAACAACTTCCTCGAGAAGTAGCGACGACCGAAACCT TGATCTATACCGAAAGAGGTGTTGTCGACTGTGTTCCCGGAAAGTTGTCTTCCTCCACCGGAATAACAACCCAAGTGGGTCCCATCGATCGCAACGACAGCCTGAAGAACGCATTCGCCAAGAAGGGAATCATGCTATCCCCGAGGTTCTCCGAAATAGTCGCAGGGAAGGCACAAGAAGATCTGAAACTGAGGCTGTCGCAGAAATCTTATCGGGTGCTCGATCTGCCATGGAGCGATATAACTACGAGTCCCAGAGTCCAGCTACAGGGGGAAGACCTCAAGTCATCAGATGTTTCCGGCTCGATCGGATTGCAGAACATAGCCAAGAGGCTCTACGTGGAGCGAAACAACTCCAGCTTGGAGAGCTTTGACGTGAATCTTCTCGGTGACATCGAAGGAGAGACTTCGGTGGATCGGCTCAAGCAGCAGATCGAGTTGGACAGGAAATCCTTGAGCGCGCTGTACAAAGAACTGGAGGAGGAACGAAACGCTTCAGCGGTCGCAGCAAACGAAGCGATGGCCATGATCAACAGGCTGCAGGAGGAGAAGGCGGCGATGCAGATGGAAGCTCTGCAGTACCTGCGCATGATGGAGGAGCAATCTGAATACGACCAAGAAGCGATCCAGAAGCTTAACGACCTGCTTACGGAGCGAGAGAAGGAATTACTGGATCTGGAGGCAGAGATCGAAAGCTACCGAAAGCGGCTCGGGGAGGCGCTGGAGGAGAAGGTCTCATGGGCGGAATCGAGAGAACTTGCTTCGGCCACCAGCACCCCTCGTCCCATCAGATCGCTAGCCCGCAGCAAGTCGGAGAAGACCGATTCACTTCCCCAAGAATATACCGAGTACGGCGTGAAGGACCTATTGCTGGGTTTTGAAGAGGAGAAGGCTCACATCGCCACATGCTTGAAGAGGTTGCAGAAGAAGTTCCATCTTCTATCAACCGGCAAAGCTAGTTGGGACGAGACCGCAGCTGAACCTGACAGAGCCATAGGAAATGGCGAGTACGGTGGCCACGATGGAAACTCATCCGAGAACGGATCGTCTCCATCCAGCGACAGGAAGATGCCATCGGAGAATGGTAATAGCGACATAAGTCATCTGCAGGACGAGGTGTCGGAGATGAACGAGAGGTTGAGGGAGCTCGACGAGGACAGAGAGTTCCTGGGACACGCTATCAGTGCGTTGCGATATGGAAGCGATGGAGTCCGACTGGTGAAGGAAATTGCAGGCCACCTAAAAGAACTACGAAGAATTCCCATAGCAGGGGAGGGAATGGCTGCTTAG